GGACCACCATTTCACCTCAGAAAATATATTGCCAATTTGCTCAGAAAAAATGGGGGAGTTGCAGACAACCCAGAAAACACCTAACACCAATCTGCCAGACTAGGTCAAACCAGAATAAATCAGAGAAAATACCCTGACTTTCTCCCTATATATTAATGCTAGGGGTACTGATAGTAAATCACTAATCAGCAATCAATTGAAATATTGGTGAAGTAAAGAGCAAGAATAAAAGCCTTTCCTTGCCCTTGGACTCTTGCTGATAATAACAGCAGTtcaacatttctttaaaatgatgCTTTTTTTATGAGGTTCAAGCATAAACAAATACACTTGGTATGTGAAAAGAAATTAGATCCTCATTCTGGTGAAGAATGATGACAAAATCAGCATCTCTGAACTGAAAGGAATTCTGAATGGAGGCCTGCATGCAGCATTCCTGACAAGGGCATGGTTAGGGGAGCCCTTGTGGCTCCTTTTTTGAATTGCTGTTATACTTTTGTCTGGGTCGTGCTGAAATCaaccagaaaaaacaaaggctACAAATGAACCACCTGTAGGGCAAAGTCAATGGGAAGTCAGCAGAATCCCAggatcactgaggttggaaaatcCCTCCAAGGTCACCaagtcccagctgctcctgttccccaccctgtccccagcccagagctctcagtgccacccccaggaattccctggacacctccagggatggggatccaaccctccctgggcacttgCAGTCCCTGatctccctttccatggggaaattcctgctgctgccaccctgagctcccctgcccagcctgagctgttctcTCTTGTCCTGTTATTTGCAGCCAGCAAGATGAGCTATGCTGGGCTGAAAGTGCCCAGTATTCCACAGGAAAGGGTCAAAACTGCTGTTTATCATCTTTTCCCACTCCATCTGGAGATGAGGTGTTGGTTGTGGTGATTCCTGAAGCAGAACTCCCCCTGTCATAAGCAGGCAGCCACTTGTCTGCTCCCCATCTCCTACCGAGGCAGCCCAGACATTCCCACCCCAGGAGGGAGCCTCTGCAGCTCTTATTGTactttaaacaattttttatttattttttttttaaatctaccTGGCAGGAAAGGTAATTATATTCAGCTCATATCATATTCAGTCAGTGCAGAGGCTCACAGTCCTGTCAGGACTGTGAAGAAGTCAGAGAGGGAGATGTTAGGCACAGCACCCTGCACATCCCCAGTGTGTCACCACTGTCcagccaccccctgccacacagagTGACCAGATGGACACTCATGGAGACCCTGGcatgccagctgtgctgcagcaatcGTGCACAGGCTGGGTTTGCATGCCACAGAGATGGATAATTTATCCCTGTGGCTGTGTCTCCtcgggcacacacacagcacaaatcatttccagctgtttgcAGTCACCTCCCAGTGACATTTCAGGCCACCAGGAAGCTTCCTAAACTAACCAAAGTGTGAGGTGTCAGCCACTTTACAGGTACACATCACCTCCTTAATCTATCACTGTCTATCATTGCTGCTCTGGTTCACAGTGCAGTGATAATACTATGGAAGCACggacagaaaacacaaaatttattttgtattaaaatatacaaaaagtCTTGACTCAGTTCCAACACAATCCTCCCCTCTGGGAAACTAACCAGGCCAAAAAGCCCTTCTGCATCCTTATGGAATAGGatgcaaaaaattattttttctggaaatctTTTCTGCTTCCCTAGGGTGGGCAGGCAGCTGTGtctgcctctggatccctggaatgcccaaggccaggggcttgggatagtggaaggtgtccctgcccatggcagggggtgcaGCAGGATGAGTTTTAGGGTTCCATCCAACCCAAAATAGTCTGGGATTCCAGGATTACCTTTTTGGCTCCCACACCCCCAAAGAATCCCACCCTGAGAAATCCCCATGCAGACTCCAAGCTTTCCTCCCCCTCCAGGGAagggtcagggaggggaaagcatcccaaaaaccccccacaaaAATCCCAGTGTGTGTCACAACCCAGCTGTCCCTGGTTGTGCAGCACCACAGGATGCCAGGCATCAGAGATCAGATTATACTGGGAGTTCCAGGATAAgtggtgggattttgggtggatttgtCTGCTTGGCCAACCGAGACATTTAATTTTAGAAGCGCTTATCAGGCAGCACTCTCCAAAGAGAACCAGCTGCCCACAAGTGCCCtgagggctgtgcccaggaggggAGTTCTGCAAAAAGGAAGGAGTcccagagtcacagaatggttttgggtttggtcACCTTGTTCCATGGGTTTCCTTCCAGGGACACACCTTGAGGCCACCTGAGCACCTCTCACCCATTACCCTTAATTGACTTTATTCTTATTTGTTGTCTCCATTaaatcagaaatgtgtttttaacTCCTGTTACTGGCTTGATTTCagttattaaactgttcttatctgAACCCATTTTCAGTGCAGTTCCCCtccaggagaggggcaggaaagaggaagaggCTGTGTGGTGTTTAGCTGCAATCTGGGGTTAAAACACGACAtacctgatttaaaaaaaaaaaacagaacaaccAGCACTGATTTTGAAGAATGtgttgaaaaaaagaaaatctgtcttAATAGAAGTGTCTCCAGGTgtagtttaaaaagaaagagcaaatcCCCTAGTAGCTTCATGGCAAAGCATCTCCTTCCCAGATCTTGATCTCTTAATGAATATTTGACCTATAAATGCCAGTTTGTTATGGTATATTTATGTTACATCCACCAACTGCCTTCCCATTCAGCTTTTTAAGTATTCCTAATATTCCTAACATTGTAAAGCaattctgcagtattttcacAAAGacaaaatggttttgaaattaCCAAATGACAACTGCATACCAACACTGGAGCTGCATCTTCATGAGCTGTCTTTTGTAACAGCAATGTTTCCTCCTCAAAGTGTTGATGGGGTTTAGGGctttgtttgggtttgcttgggttttcttttgCAGGGGGAGGTtgatttttataatatttaaaatattagctATTCTATAAATATTGAATGCAAAACCAGCCCTATGTAAAcacataaaatatgtatttttccaCTTGAGCCATGAGCACAGGCTGTGTTAAAAAAGATGTGTTTATATCTAATTACTGCCTCTTCAGAGTCATTCCCAAAAGGGAAGGGAACGTTCATGATTTGGATGGATGCAGTTTGGCAGTGTggactgcagcagctttcaaaaatgagaaatacaaGCTTGTTTCTGTTACAGCActttgctctgtgctgatcTGCTCGGGGGCAGTGCAGAAATCAAGGTTCACTTTCCTGGTAAATTTAAAAAGGTTTAATGAAAGACAATAAGagacaaacaataaagcaaaaggttatAGGACCAGGTGGTTGACATTCAGCCAAGAGCACACACCaactcagaaaacacttctttaaATGCACCAACCTGTTGCACATTCATAGACCTCCATGCATTATTCAAAACCATCCCTCCCCAACCTGCAAATCAACATCTTCTTCAATGAATTCCTCCCCTGGAGTTCTGGTGTCCAATAATCCAAGAATAtgaagaatttcctgatttttttatttttttttttaccatacTCTGAGTTAgttacatgaacaaaagctttttacatcACTGTGTTAtagtccaagaaaaaaatatgtgtatCACACTAGTATTTCTAAGTTTTGTTAACAGCAGAactaaaagaaattacattcaTACAGCAAAGTTTCCCAGCATTCTACATatagcattcattttaatatttgcaaaatgcCAATAATATAATAAGTACTTATAACAAGTGCTCTGTTCCAGGGATGCCAAAAGGCCTCTGTGGGAGCAAGAGGAACACAGGAATAAAAACACTAAAACCTGTGGTTTTACCTGCCAGTAATAATGATCAGGTGATCTTTTATCAGCAACTTTTCACACCAGTAATAACCAGGAGATGGATCCTGGAGGATTTTGAGATCCTTTCGAGAGGAGCGAGGGGATtttctttacaaacaagctgtgggtctgctgtAAGACAGAATTAACattgagagataaaagaaacaatgggaaggattccactgattgatgaatggaaaaagatatttgcctttacaaacaaactgtaggtttgctgataaatgaaactggatattggaagatgaaagaagcaatggggaaaaaccatggattctataagaattaaaattagaaGGAAGGGTTGTTCATTAgagggaatctcaggtatcaggtgtttgggcagtctgtgcccaagtgcctcagcaatggggaaagagagggaaattgggataaaaggaggctgcagcctccaaaaatctgagagaccccaggggatgccccatggcctctcctttattggaataaagtaaaaggactcctctgtctcctttctgGACATGAACCTCTGGagtttgtggattaattttgCTGACATTGATTAGCACGTGTAGAAAGCTTTTCTGGAAACAGGTGTGAAGTTTTCAGAATGTAAAAACACACTCGGTGTAACAAATTATAAGTAATCTACAAAAGCGAGCACCTCGGTGTGGGTGACAGGAAGCGGGGAATCCCCACACACGCGGCCCGGTAAAAAATCAGGGTCGGTTTTCTACGTCTAGCTCTGGttccaaaattttctttcccGATTTTCCGTGAGGCCCGAACGAACCAGACACCGCCGGGATTCGAACCCGCGGCCCGAAGCGGGAAGGGGTCCTGGCTGCATCGCCCTGCCGGGACTCGAACCCGCGACCCCTCCGCTCGCCGGGGCGCCCGTCGCGGTGCCGGTCGGTAATTTGGTCAGGCGCGGCGCGGGCAGCCCGCGCGGGTCCTGTCGGGCGCGGCTATAGGCGGCGGGCGCGGACCCTCCTCCTTCTTTTCTCGCTCGGCAGCCGCGCGGAGAAGATGGGTGAGCAGTGcgccgcgccggggccgggagtggggccggggccggggctggggctgcgggATCCCCGGCGGTGCCCGCGGCTCTCCGCAGGCTCTTCTTGCCCGCTCGCAGCCGGCTCGgtgcggggcgggcggcgctgcAGGCCGTGAGGCCGTGTCCGCCATTACCCGCCGCATGCCCGCCGTGGCCTCACGCCGCCTCCTCCTCACggctccttcccctcctcatTTCTCGTCCTGCAGGGAAGTGCCGAGGTCTCCGCACCGCTCGGAAGCTGCGCAGCCACCGCCGGGACCAGAAGTGGCACGACAAGCAGTACAAGAAGGCGCATCTGGGCACGGCGCTGAAGGCCAACCCCTTCGGGGGCGCTTCCCACGCCAAGGGCATCGTCCTGGAGAAAGTGTGGGTGCTCCTCCCGGTTGGAGTGggagccccagagccctggggtgCAGCTCCCACGGAGGATGGGGAAAAtaaggatttggggtgtttttatcCCCTcccccaagaaaaaaaaaacaaacccaaaatatttattccaaaaatgagggggaaaataaagaTCTTGGgcaaaaattagttttaaaaaacgGTGGGGGTGGCACAAATTATAGCAAAGTAAGGAACGTGAGgctttggttgttttgttttttttaaattttttttcagaaattgtGGAAAACTTGGATTTTTGGCAAGAATTggataaaacatttaaaaattaaagtataGGGAGCTTTAgttaaaaataagcagaaaagcAAGATTTTTGCACAGGAAATATTCAGGATTTTGGGCACAAATTATAAGGAAATTCTGTGTCATGTGTCATAGATCCCAActgcttctgcctttttttttccttctaataatttataaatttcaTTGGGATGCTACCACGGCTTTGGGGCACTGATTTCagttgttttgggggtttttttccgtttttggcttttggtttgttttttattagaACGTTAACGAATTAGTCTGaaggtttctgtttgtttggcttAGGAAGTGATATTTTATGGATTCATACATAAATCTAGATTAGTATTTATTACGTATATTATGTAATATTAATAATTCAGTACTTTAAACAGCTCACAGGTGTTGAAACACAGAATTTACACTGAATACGGGgcaaaaaagttaattttgtgttaattaACCCTCTTCCTGTACCACCACACTGATTTCTTTGCTGGTTGGTTTCCCTTGCAGGGGCGTAGAAGCCAAGCAGCCCAACTCTGCCATCAGGAAATGTGTCAGGGTCCAGCTCATTAAGAACggcaaaaaaatcacagcttttgTCCCCAACGATGGCTGCCTGAACTTCATCGAGGTAATTGCCAGGGAGCCTCAAACGCCGTGGGGAAGAGGCGCGAATAGCAGGTGTATTGTGATCAGATGCGGGTTTCAGGGGTTTGGTGGGCGTTCCCAGCTGCCGGGGGTGGTGTCAcagcctgtcccctccctgtcgCAGGAGAACGACGAGGTGCTGGTGGCCGGGTTCGGGCGCAAGGGCCACGCCGTGGGCGACATCCCGGGCGTGCGCTTCAAGGTGGTCAAGGTGGCCAACGTGTCCCTGCTGGCCCTCTACAAGGGCAAGAAGGAGAGACCCAGGTCGTAAATCCTCACCGGTCTGACAACACCACCAATAAAATGTTCGGTTTTAAAGGAGTTGTGTGCTGCTTATTCGGGGgttgctgctgcaggaggagatggggCATCACAAAAATCTTCCCAGAGGAACTGGAGTTAAATTTCTCCCTATATCTGGCCaaagaaaaagcccaaacccTAATGTTCCTTTAGGACTACTAATCAGGAATCAAAGTATCCCCTTGGGATGAGGAACTGCGtggattttaatttataattgtGGAAAAAAACTTTCCTTACATCACAAacactgggagtgctgggagtgGTGTTTGTGGGAGCACTTACGGGTCTCAGGTGTGAGCAGAGGCACAAAACAGGGTGACAAAACCATCCACCCAATGCAGGGAGTTCCACCTGTGTTGGGTACAAACTAACTACAGTTATTTTGGGGCAAGTCTGCCCCATTTTAAGACACATGTAGTACACTAGTGCTGTGCACTGACTTCAGTGTTGCTGAATTTTTACCTGCTTGGCCAGATAAAAAGTGCATAGTTCAGAGTTTTTTAATGCAGTAAAACGTCAGAGTATTTATTTGGCTGAAGTCAGAGTGAGCATTTCCCTTGTTGCAACTGCAGTTGGTCTGTGTGGTGAGGCGAAGGCTCTGATTCAAATAATTCATTTATTAATAAGGAATTGATGTGAAAATTCAGTAATTTACATGAAAATGGAGAAGGAATCTAGTATGTTGAGTTGTATGGGTTGTGCAGTCAAACTCCTGGGGGAGGCGGaagggcagggactgtcccccCTCGCGGTTCCGAATTCCGGAGGGGGAGGATTCACCGGGCGCTGTCGTGACGCCATGTCACCACCAGATGTCGCGACAGGAGCGGGGAGGCTGGGACGGAAATGCTCGACCGAGAGCTTGAGCGGGTTCTGACAAAGGAAACGGGGAAATCCGGGCaaggggagaggcagagagcagccccgggccgggtccaggctggggctgagcaggtggagcagccctggagcagccctgggggctgtggggcacagctgggaccccaaagccaggtctgtgctggctgagccccagtgtgggcagcagggcagggggatcctgcccctgtgccccaggtgagaccctgagcacctgcagagctgccccagctgccccagcacaggcaggagctggagctgctgcagccaggccagaggaggctcagggggaccagggatggagcagctctgctggaggaaaggctggcacagctgccactgctcagcctgcacaggaggagctctgggctgagctcagggtggccttgcagggcctggaggagctgagcaagCATGGACAGAGACAattgcccagggctgcagggacagcacacagggaatggctcccagtgccagagggcagggctgggggggatttgggcaggaattgttcctggcagggtgggcagggctgggatggaattcccagagcagctgtggctgcccctggatccctgcagtgcccagggccaggctggacactggggacagtggaagtgtccctgccgTGGCTGGGCTGACACTGAGTGGGCTTtagtcccttccagcccaaatcatCCTGTGATGATGTGCCAGTGCTCAGGAATAGCTTGTGTTACCTGGACACTGCAGGAAGAACTTGGAGAAAGATGAGCTGAGCCAAACATCACCAAATACTACTAGAGAGGTTTTAAGCCTAATAGATGTGTTCTGTAacccaaaaccctccaaaacaGAGGGGAACCCACAGCAGGCCATGTTTTCTACCTCATCACCAAaactaattaatattttcacttATTAAAGCAGTTGGCCAACCATCTGACACCAGTAGCATCTGACTGAATAATGAGGCTGCTACAAGAGAAGGTGTTTTGTAACACGCTCGGAAGGTGTCAAGAGGGTGCTCTGTAAATCCATTCTCTGTTCAAACACAGCAGTGAAATCCCCTCTCGCCCTAAGGTGAATTTGTCTTCAGGAGGTGACAGCTGCAACGAGCTCTCAAGTGGGGAACTGAAACCTTCCTTGTGGTGCAGGGTTTTTTAAGATTTCAATGAAATCCAAGAGATAACAACCTGTGTGACACCTTCCTAATCCTGAGCACTCAATGCAGGGTTACTTTTGCAGCTCTCTCAGCTTcaggcttatttttttttttattctaggTGGTAAGATTTTATTGCTAAAATATGCACTAAATTCCTTGAAACACTTTTAAAAGCCTACGTGTTACTAAAAATAAGTATAAATACCCATACACACGCTGTTCTCTAGAAGAGAGTATTTTTGAGGAAATAATTGTAACCATTCAGAGGGAAGAGCAATCGTCCTTCCTTTGTGCTGGAACTGAATTTATATGTGTGCAATACAAATACAGATGTCCAAACAGACTCATTAAACCATCATCACAGCAAAGAgtggagggaaaaaagttaCTGGGAAAGTTTCGCTGAAATTCATGGAGTTGCAGCAAGAATTGATACTGATTACTTGACTGTATTTAGCTGTAATTAAGCAGCTCCACATTTCCTGCCTGGAATGTTACTGTTAGCAACCAAACCCAGGCAACCTCAAATCTCCAGGCAGGGGGTTAAATTCTTACCTGGTCATGCTGACACAAATGAGGGATTATGTATGTGGCTACCAACTGcattctgcaggaaaacacattttttggTTTAGGTGAACacataaaattaattcctcttGACAGTTCTGGCAACCCAGGGCAGGTATGAGACTGTTCTCTCTTAGAAGAAGTCCCCAGAAGTAAAGAACCTCCCTTGATGTGTCTTCCCAGATCAGCAAAGATGAACAGCTGAGTAAATTTACAAATCTAAACTGGAAATGTTCTCCTTGATAGGATGCAAGAGTTCAGGCATTGCATGTAGGAAAAACTCAAGCTCAGGTCTAAGGAACTTCACTAAATAACGAATTGCAACATAAAATATAATCACAAAACAGTGCCACAATTCacttgattaaaaataatagtaagttttgtacaaaaaaattcagtttaggTATTCTAGGTCATTAAGGCATAAATGTAAACAGGACATTGGGTGCCTACCTCCCACCTCAGCCATTAAAAAGGAGATATCCAAATGGGCTTATTTATCTCCTTTGCCCCAATATTTATGTTAGCCTGTATTTGTTTCTCTAACCTCCATGTATTTTTACTAATGGAGCTGAATTTTGGTTTTCCAGGCAAATTTCTGCACTGTCACCTCTTTGAGCCCAGTACAATGTGTCAAATAGTCCTCTTCTATGTTTGTAAATGGCTACTTAAGGCAGAAAGCAATGGGTGTTGAGActttttccatgtaaaataaaaacatttattttcctttacgTATAAATTCCACATTTTGAAGGCTGAGTGCCTCTGTTCTTCTGTTCCAGCATATCTCAAgaccacagagcagggatgaatATTTAACACCACTTAAACCTGCTGTTACCTCTTTCTGTTGGTTCTTCCTCCTGTCTATGTCtcacttaaatttaaaaatgggcTGTGGATGCAATTATCAAGCATGTGTTACCAAAAGTGTTAACGAAATCAATGTAGCTGCGGGCTATATTTTGTAAAccttacataaaaaaaaaaaaacaaactgcttTCCAGGTTGTTATGACgcagaacaaaataaaccaCGTGGTTTCATTATTAATTCCAAATGGTTGGCAAATAAATTCTGCACCAATGGGATTCGAAGGACTGCATCCTCTACTCCACATCCAGTAATGGAAATTACAAACATAGTATGAGAAACCAGAATCTGGATGCATTTCACACTCCCCACTCTGACATGGCACACACTAAACTGTGTGCAAGTGGCAGTTGCTGAAGGTACAAAGTAAAATCTGTGTTTCAGTGTAATCTGCTCAGACTCTTTTACACTGCAAATAAAATGGGATTGGGAGAGAAGCCAGGATGGGTGGCAGGGAAGTTCCTCGTAATCTGGTTCGCCGTGGCAGCACCACCAGGCAATTCCCCAAAAACCAACAgctgaggagaggctgcagaagcagagcagggcagggagcaaaCCACCACAGCTACAACGAGAAACACTAattgggaacagcagcagctcccaggggcaTGGAGAGCttccctggcaggcagagcagggcagagccagatGCTGCCACACggctgctgcaggcacctgagctcagagctggaccTGCTCACTGTGCAAGGGCTCTGTCTGTGACAGTGTGGTGTGATGTGTGTGGGATATTCCCGGGATGAGGATgttctgtgtgctggggctggtgcctCTCCAGCCTCTGGTGGAAAAGGTGGCTCCCAGGTGAAGCAGTCTCAGCTCATGCCCATGTTGGAACCCAGAAACATgggagttttgagctttctgtgctttctgacaatGACCCCCAGGAGAACTCTGCTTTTGGCTTGGGGCCTTGGAGAaaacttccaaatttgagtgatggagttaaaattaCTGTGTGTAGTTAAGTGTGTGATTTtacatggtgaagggtttgaaATTTGAGATTTTCATAATGTAGTAATAGGAATGGGACAGGATGGATGTTCTTGGGCATGGTCTCTCctttttgttcttcttccttcttcttcatgcttTAGGTATTTTTTTGACTGGACAGTTAGTGCTGCGctgagggtcacaggagtttggttattgggtcaaaagagtaaataatataggtgttaacTTTCTGTTGGACTGTTTGGCTTGAAAACACCTTGTAACTAGCTCAattcagctccattttgctcacttttagctggtagctagaagtgtTGCAGAGCTCTttgtactttagataagatttaataaacaaccaagcccgaACATGAGAAATTTGTCTACTTCATGTTTTCAATCCTGGCTCTGACTGAAGGCAGAATAAAATGAGGACAAGCCACTAGTTAAGTGGTGCAGTTAACCCTTTAACAAC
Above is a window of Oenanthe melanoleuca isolate GR-GAL-2019-014 chromosome Z, OMel1.0, whole genome shotgun sequence DNA encoding:
- the RPS23 gene encoding 40S ribosomal protein S23, whose translation is MGKCRGLRTARKLRSHRRDQKWHDKQYKKAHLGTALKANPFGGASHAKGIVLEKVGVEAKQPNSAIRKCVRVQLIKNGKKITAFVPNDGCLNFIEENDEVLVAGFGRKGHAVGDIPGVRFKVVKVANVSLLALYKGKKERPRS